In a genomic window of Wyeomyia smithii strain HCP4-BCI-WySm-NY-G18 chromosome 1, ASM2978416v1, whole genome shotgun sequence:
- the LOC129718881 gene encoding uncharacterized protein LOC129718881 isoform X1: MAKTKASESENGEKIAEAMPAPSSLSSNMTQDNDNISTRVGTRTKKAKVVFDPSDHYIPRKRVRKPESSLNDHPGPTVLGSRIDGNPSKSPIKADKNGESSLGTKSRLSLSPSVAPKSNIVSTYKPKVFGPTPPTEGSSRPHVASSGMGSTRKQEFKREPVCDMCHKAEQQRRGFKLIDCSNCAFRAHSKCLCAHPVYSKFPIKLNFRCFQCIECVVCEKSLRGGNLLFCCDCQNAFHQNCHGLSRHDISTNGRWICKRCTDERYQYTSKHPLLPCQEKRSTTVQHIEPEMQEAVDDEGHQEFAGFTDNEIRKDSFSLSDGTVNENCNNLETIKDESSDFQQKLVNELNVNDENTQTTTNKLDPRLENFENVESWSCDDVFQYFQYYFPDYAYLFKEQEIDGPSLVLMRKSDVITGFGLKLGPAISLYQRIVMIQNKDTDFRLTWL, from the exons ATGGCAAAAACTAAAGCGAGTGAATCCGAGAACGGTGAAAAAATCGCGGAAGCAATGCCAGCCCCTAGTTCATTGTCGAGTAATATGACACAGGATAATGATAACATTTCTACCAGAGTTGGAACCAGAACGAAG AAAGCCAAAGTGGTATTTGATCCTTCGGATCATTATATCCCACGAAAGCGAGTTAGGAAACCTGAATCAAGTCTCAACGATCATCCAGGACCTACTGTTTTAGGCAGCAGAATTGATGGCAATCCCTCAAAGTCGCCAATAAAAGCAGATAAAAATGGTGAGAGTAGTTTGGGAACAAAATCGCGCCTGTCACTTAGTCCCTCGGTAGCGCCGAAGTCTAACATCGTTAGTACGTACAAACCGAAAGTATTTGGCCCAACTCCACCAACAGAAGGAAGCAGCCGTCCGCACGTTGCTTCCAGCGGAATGGGTTCAACTCGAAAGCAGGAATTTAAACGTGAACCTGTATGCGATATGTGTCATAAGGCTGAACAACAACGACGTGGCTTTAAATTAATTGATTGTTCGAATTGTGCTTTCAGAG CTCATTCGAAATGTCTCTGTGCTCATCCGGTTTATTCGAAGTTTCCAATTAAGCTTAATTTTCGCTGCTTTCAGTGCATTGAATGCGTTGTGTGTGAAAAATCTTTACGTGGC GGTAATCTATTATTTTGTTGCGACTGTCAGAACGCTTTTCATCAAAATTGTCATGGTCTATCAAGGCATGATATCAGCACGAATGGGAGGTGGATTTGTAAGCGTTGTACTGACGAAAGATACCAATATACTAGCAAACATCCACTTTTACCGTGTCAAGAGAAACGTTCTACTACGGTGCAACATATTGAACCGGAAATGCAGGAGGCTGTAGACGATGAAGGTCATCAGGAATTTGCTGGGTTCACTGATAATGAAATACGAAAAGATTCATTTTCCTTATCAGATGGGACGGTAAACGAAAACTGCAATAATCTCGAAACTATTAAAGATGAATCCAGtgattttcaacaaaagttGGTTAATGAGCTGAATGTGAACGACGAAAACACTCAAACTACGACAAATAAACTTGATCCTCGTCTCGAAAACTTTGAAAACGTTGAAAGTTGGAGTTGTGACGATGTTTTCCAGTATTTCCAATATTACTTTCCTGACTATGCTTATCTTTTCAAAGAACAG GAAATTGATGGTCCTTCATTAGTGCTGATGCGAAAATCTGATGTCATCACAGGATTTGGGTTGAAACTTGGACCAGCAATATCACTGTACCAACGCATTGTTATGATTCAAAATAAGGATACAGATTTTAGATTAACGTGGCTTTAA